One part of the Carassius gibelio isolate Cgi1373 ecotype wild population from Czech Republic chromosome B6, carGib1.2-hapl.c, whole genome shotgun sequence genome encodes these proteins:
- the LOC127960222 gene encoding uncharacterized protein LOC127960222, translating into MASVVRYSFLLISICLRSTSWADSVLKVTSLIGSVGNEIIIQCSADKTPQDGVYLYKQEGASQNKHKVFYYYKDVPLKQKSEWYKDNVKVTGTFPNFIVTILNLKATDTGFYWCQFNFEDTISFGTVTWLQIEESVDKKTNETGEVIRNESGDEKDDEKVCSGDLPHHGKIFLIVCAVMMLLCITAFILVILKVKGCWRNKKYRPSNPPSDSVYEEMKRSNLGG; encoded by the exons ATGGCAAGTGTTGTGAGATACAGTTTTCTACTCATCAGTATCTGTTTAAGAAGCACTTCGTGGGCAGACTCAGTGTTGAAAG TTACATCTTTAATTGGATCTGTTGGGAATGAGATCATCATCCAGTGTTCTGCTGATAAAACCCCTCAAGATGGGGTGTACCTGTACAAACAAGAAGGAGCAAGTCAAAATAAGCACAAAGTCTTCTATTATTACAAAGATGtacctttaaaacaaaaatcagaaTGGTATAAGGACAACGTCAAAGTAACTGGAACATTTCCCAACTTTATTGTCACCATACTGAATCTAAAAGCTACAGACACTGGGTTTTACTGGTGTCAATTTAATTTTGAAGACACAATATCATTTGGCACAGTCACATGGTTACAGATAG AAGAATCGgtagataaaaaaacaaatgaaacaggaGAAGTAATAAGAAATGAATCGGGAGACGAAAAAGATGATGAAAAAGTGTGCTCTGGAGATCTTCCTCATCATGGGAAGATCTTTCTCATTGTGTGTGCTGTCATGATGCTGCTGTGCATCACTGCTTTCATCCTTGTGATTCTGAag GTGAAGGGGTGTTGGAGGAACAAGAAATACAGACCATCAAATCCACCCTCAGACTCAGTTTACGAAGAGATGAAAAGGAGCAATTTGGGCGGCTAG